The following proteins are co-located in the Primulina tabacum isolate GXHZ01 chromosome 11, ASM2559414v2, whole genome shotgun sequence genome:
- the LOC142518564 gene encoding homeobox-leucine zipper protein HDG5-like, producing the protein MFGDCQVLSSMGGNTIPSDSSIYSSSLQNPNFNFMSNINPFNIFSPIIPKEENGNKEEIMESGSGSERIEGFSGNEQEAEQQQTATKKKRYHRHTARQIQEMEGLFKECPHPDDKQRLKLSQELGLKPRQVKFWFQNRRTQMKAQQDRQDNVVLRAENENLKNENYRLQAALRNIVCPNCGGPAMLGEMGYDEQQLRIENARLKEEFERVCCLLSRCTGRPLQSLGPNTLLPSSLDLEISAYPRKFDQELMPNCLSDMIPLPFMPENSHFSANALILEEEKSLAVELAMSCMDELMKMCHTGEPLWIRATEKAKEVLNLEEYAKMISWTGNHKQHCNEFRIEATRDTGVVIMNSITLVDGFLDANKWMELFPSIISRARTLQVVHSSVSGHASGSLHLMYAELQVLSPLIPTRETHFLRYFQHNAKEGTWAIVDFPLDGFHNCYPPSFPYYKKRPSGCIIQDMPNGYSRVTWVEHAEVEDGPIHQVFNDHVGSGTAFGAHRWLAVLQRQCERLASLMARNISDLGAIPSTNARKKLMNLAQRMIRTFCLNISSCCGQSWTALSDSADDTVRITTRKVVDQGQPNGLILSAVSTTWLPYKHNQVFDFLRDERCRAQLEVLSNGNSLHEVAHIANGSHPGNCISLLRINVASNSSQSVELVLQESCSDDSGSMVVYTTMDVEAVQLAMSGDHDPSCIPLLPLGFILTPMDHIIEDPITNKTNTKQASETEQLSNPGCLLTVGLQVLASTIPSAKLNFSSVTTINHHLCNTVQQINDTLSNGNGNSNSTGNFVENGNVLAQNMDAPPAIPVKQKSPESTS; encoded by the exons ATGTTTGGAGATTGTCAAGTACTGTCCTCCATGGGAGGGAACACAATTCCTTCTGACAGTTCCATCTACTCTTCGTCTCTCCAGAACCCTAACTTTAATTTCATGTCAAACATCAACCCTTTCAACATCTTTTCACCTATAATCCCT AAAGAAGAAAATGGGAACAAAGAGGAGATCATGGAAAGTGGTTCCGGAAGCGAACGTATCGAAGGGTTTTCCGGGAACGAACAGGAGGCGGAGCAGCAGCAGACCGCGACGAAGAAGAAACGCTACCACCGCCACACAGCCCGGCAGATCCAAGAAATGGAAGG GTTGTTTAAGGAATGTCCGCACCCAGATGACAAACAAAGGCTTAAATTAAGCCAAGAACTTGGCCTTAAACCCAGACAAGTTAAATTCTGGTTCCAAAATCGTCGGACCCAGATGAAG GCACAACAAGACAGGCAAGATAATGTGGTGCTTAGGGCAGAAAATGAGAacttgaaaaatgaaaattaccGCTTGCAAGCCGCCTTGAGGAATATTGTATGCCCGAATTGTGGAGGTCCGGCAATGTTAGGGGAGATGGGGTACGACGAACAGCAGCTTAGGATTGAAAACGCTAGGCTAAAGGAGGAG TTTGAGAGGGTCTGCTGCCTCCTATCGCGGTGCACCGGCCGACCCTTACAGTCACTGGGACCAAATACTCTCCTCCCTTCTTCATTGGACTTAGAAATAAGTGCATATCCAAGAAAATTTGATCAAGAACTTATGCCCAACTGCCTTTCTGATATGATTCCTCTACCTTTCATGCCCGAAAATTCGCATTTCTCAGCAAACGCTTTGATATTGGAAGAGGAGAAATCTTTAGCAGTGGAATTGGCTATGTCGTGTATGGATGAACTGATGAAAATGTGTCACACAGGCGAACCACTATGGATTCGAGCAACGGAAAAGGCAAAAGAAGTGCTGAATCTTGAAGAGTATGCAAAAATGATTTCTTGGACCGGAAACCACAAGCAGCATTGTAACGAATTTAGGATTGAAGCAACTCGGGACACTGGAGTTGTCATAATGAATAGCATTACGCTTGTTGACGGATTCTTGGATGCT AACAAATGGATGGAGCTATTCCCTTCAATAATTTCAAGAGCTAGAACTCTTCAAGTAGTGCACTCAAGTGTTTCTGGTCATGCAAGTGGTTCTCTTCATTTG ATGTATGCAGAATTACAAGTTCTTTCCCCATTGATTCCCACAAGAGAGACTCATTTTCttcgatatttccaacataatGCCAAAGAAGGAACTTGGGCAATCGTTGATTTCCCCTTAGATGGATTCCACAACTGTTACCCGCCCTCGTTTCCTTATTACAAGAAACGTCCATCCGGCTGTATCATCCAAGACATGCCTAATGGATACTCTAGG GTGACATGGGTTGAACACGCTGAGGTTGAGGATGGTCCAATACATCAAGTTTTCAACGATCATGTTGGTAGTGGTACCGCATTTGGAGCACATCGCTGGTTGGCTGTTTTGCAGAGACAATGTGAAAGGCTCGCTAGCCTCATGGCTAGAAATATATCTGATCTTGGAG CGATCCCATCAACCAACGCGCGAAAAAAATTGATGAATTTGGCTCAGAGGATGATCCGAACATTTTGTCTGAACATAAGTTCTTGTTGTGGGCAATCTTGGACAGCCCTATCCGATTCTGCTGATGACACAGTTAGAATCACCACAAGAAAAGTGGTCGACCAGGGCCAGCCAAATGGTTTGATTCTTAGCGCCGTTTCGACTACTTGGTTACCTTATAAACACAATCAAGTGTTTGATTTCTTGAGGGATGAACGTTGTAGAGCACAG CTCGAAGTTCTTTCAAATGGCAATTCATTACATGAGGTTGCTCATATTGCAAATGGCTCTCATCCCGGAAATTGCATCTCTCTTCTACGTATCAAC GTAGCTAGCAACTCATCTCAAAGCGTAGAACTCGTGCTACAAGAGAGCTGCTCAGATGACTCGGGCAGTATGGTAGTCTACACGACTATGGACGTTGAAGCAGTCCAACTAGCAATGAGCGGTGATCATGACCCATCCTGCATCCCTCTTCTCCCATTAGGATTCATTTTAACTCCAATGGACCATATCATCGAAGATCCTATTACAAACAAAACTAACACAAAACAAGCTTCGGAGACCGAACAACTCTCCAATCCAGGATGTCTACTCACCGTTGGACTTCAagttcttgcaagcactatACCAAGTGCCAAGCTCAATTTCTCGAGTGTAACCACGATCAATCATCATTTATGCAATACGGTTCAACAGATCAATGATACTCTAAGCAATGGAAATGGAAACAGTAACAGTACCGGTAACTTCGTTGAAAATGGGAATGTTTTGGCACAAAACATGGACGCTCCACCAGCTATACCCGTCAAGCAAAAGTCCCCCGAGTCCACTTCATAA